The following proteins come from a genomic window of Sorghum bicolor cultivar BTx623 chromosome 3, Sorghum_bicolor_NCBIv3, whole genome shotgun sequence:
- the LOC8058217 gene encoding probable aspartyl aminopeptidase isoform X1: MRSSPIVWKFLNTTSLPSVLVRCSPAASASSPPPPMAAVAPVVSDLVDFLNVSPTAFHAVDEAKRRLKAAGFVQLSEREEWAGLEPGRKYFFTRNHSTIVAFAIGAKYVAGNGFHIIGAHTDSPCLKLKPVSKVTKGGYLEVGVQTYGGGLWYTWFDRDLTVAGRVITREKKDGEVSYAHKLVRVQEPIMRIPTLAIHLDRSLNSEGLKVNNQSHLVPVLATCIKNEMQKFVAENGPKQTSENVNTKHHPLLLQLIAKEANCEPDEICDFELQLCDTQPSAVAGAMKEFIFSGRLDNLCMSFCSLKALIDSSSVEHSLDHESGVRMVALFDHEEVGSDSAQGAGSPAMLDALSRITGSFNSSNSKLLEKAIQRSFLVSADMAHALHPNYMDKHEENHQPKLHGGLVIKHNANQRYATNAVTAFIFREIAERHQLPVQDFVVRNDMACGSTIGPILASGVGIRTVDIGAPQLSMHSIREMCAVDDISHAYEHFKAYYEEFTELDSKVKVDY, translated from the exons ATGAGATCATCCCCTATAGTTTGGAAATTTCTCAACACGACCTCACTTCCGTCTGTACTCGTTCGCTGTTCCCCAGCCGCATCGGCATCATCGCCGCCACCGCCCATGGCAGCCGTCGCCCCCGTCGTCTCCGACCTCGTCGACTTCCTCAACGTGTCGCCCACCGCCTTTCACGCCGTTG ACGAGGCGAAGCGGCGGCTGAAGGCGGCGGGGTTCGTGCAGCTCTCGGAGCGGGAGGAGTGGGCGGGGCTCGAGCCTGGGCGCAAGTACTTCTTCACACGCAACCATTCCACCATCGTCGCTTTCGCCATCGGCGCAAA ATACGTTGCTGGCAATGGGTTTCACATCATCGGTGCACACACTGACAGCCCTTGCCTCAAGCTCAAACCTGTATCCAAG GTAACCAAAGGAGGTTACCTTGAGGTTGGGGTTCAAACGTATGGTGGTGGATTGTGGTACACATGGTTCGACCGTGATCTTACTGTTGCTGGTAGGGTGATTACAAGGGAGAAGAAGGATGGCGAGGTCTCTTATGCACACAAGCTTGTACGGGTACAAGAACCAATTATGAGGATACCTACTTTGGCTATTCACCTAGACAG GAGTCTCAACTCAGAAGGTCTCAAGGTTAACAATCAGAGTCATCTTGTTCCAGTGCTGGCTACATGTATCAAG AATGAAATGCAGAAATTTGTAGCAGAAAATGGCCCAAAGCAGACATCCGAAAATGTGAACACAAAGCATCATCCATTACTATTGCAG TTGATTGCTAAAGAGGCTAACTGTGAGCCTGATGAGATATGTGACTTTGAACTGCAACTATGTGATACTCAACCAAGTGCTGTAGCAGGTGCCATGAAAGAGTTCATCTTTTCAGGAAGGCTCGACAATCTTTGCATGTCATTTTGTTCACTGAAG GCCCTAATCGACTCCAGTTCTGTTGAACACTCTCTTGACCATGAATCTGGTGTGCGAATGGTAGCTCTATTTGACCATGAAGAAGTTGGTTCTGATTCTGCTCAGGGAGCTGGTTCCCCTGCCATGTTGGATGCTTTATCAAGAATCACTGGGTCTTTTAACTCTTCAAATTCCAAG TTGCTAGAAAAGGCTATTCAGAGGAGCTTTCTGGTGTCTGCTGACATGGCACATGCTTTACACCCCAATTATATG GACAAGCATGAGGAGAACCACCAACCAAAATTGCATGGAGGACTTGTAATCAAGCATAACGCTAATCAACGATATGCTACAAATGCTGTGACAGCATTTATTTTCCGAGAAATCGCTGAGAGACACCAACTACCTGTACAG GATTTTGTTGTTCGCAATGACATGGCTTGTGGTTCAACAATTGGCCCAATACTTGCTAGTGGTGTTGGTATTCGCACTGTTGATATTGGAGCACCCCAATTATCAATGCACAGCATCAGAGAAATGTGTGCCGTTGACGATATTAGCCATGCATATGAGCATTTCAAGGCATATTATGAAGAATTTACTGAATTGGATAGCAAGGTCAAGGTGGATTACTAA
- the LOC8054936 gene encoding fructose-bisphosphate aldolase-lysine N-methyltransferase, chloroplastic, with product MASVSPAAAAAAVSGSHHGRLLLPSSPRRLPRPRPRPRPRLRLAACHADTLLPSSSSEARAPPAPAVDPSSESATDCFVDWLRARGLPPGKVDIRERPVPCLLNGKDLPLRYVAAGVDLQAGDVAFEVPMSLVVTLERVLGDESIAELLTNNKLSELACLALYLMYEKKQGKDSFWYPYIKELDRHRGRGQLAVESPLLWTESELDYLTGSPLKDEVVARDEAIRREYNELDTLWFMAGSLFQQYPFDIPTEAFPFEIFKQAFVAVQSCVVHLQKVSLARRFALVPLGPPLLTYKSNCKAMLTADGDSVRLVVDRPYKAGEPIIIWCGPQTNSRLVLNYGFVDEDNPFDRIAIEASLNSEDPQYQEKRMVAQRNGKLAIQNFNVYVGKEKQTVAEMLPYLRLGYISDPDEMQSILSSEGDTCPLSPCTERAVLDQLVGYLESRLAGYPTTLDEDEAMLADGSLEPKKEVATRLVRLEKKMIHACLQATNEFINDLPDHTVSPCPAPYAPELK from the exons ATGGCCTCCGTCTCCcccgcggcggccgccgccgcggtctCGGGCTCTCACCACGGTCGACTCCTCCTCCCATCCTCCCCGCGCCGCCTCCCCAGGCCCCGCCCGCGCCCTCGTCCGCGCCTCCGCCTCGCCGCCTGCCACGCCGACACCCTCCTCCCTtcctcatcatcggaggcccGCGCGCCGCCGGCCCCCGCGGTGGACCCTTCCTCCGAATCTGCCACCGACTGCTTCGTCGACTGGCTGCGTGCGCGCGGCCTTCCCCCAGGCAAAGTGGACATCCGGGAGCGGCCAGTGCCCTGCTTGCTCAACGGCAAGGACCTGCCGCTGCGCTACGTCGCCGCCGGCGTCGACCTTCAG GCCGGGGATGTCGCGTTCGAGGTGCCAATGTCCCTTGTCGTCACGCTGGAGCGGGTGCTCGGGGACGAATCAATCG CTGAGTTGTTAACAAACAACAAGTTATCTGAGCTGGCATGCTTGGCATTGTATCTCATGTATGAGAAAAAGCAAGGAAAGGATTCATTTTGGTACCCCTACATTAAGGAACTTGACCGACATCGAGGAAGGGGGCAGCTAGCTGTTGAATCACCACTTCTATGGACTGAAAGTGAACTGGATTACCTTACTGGAAGCCCCTTGAAG GATGAAGTTGTTGCTAGAGATGAGGCAATAAGGAGAGAGTATAATGAGCTTGACACATTGTGGTTTATGGCAGGTTCACTATTTCAG CAATATCCTTTTGACATACCTACAGAGGCTTTTCCATTTGAAATATTCAAGCAGGCTTTTGTGGCAGTACAGTCTTGTGTGGTTCATTTGCAG AAAGTTAGTTTAGCTCGAAGGTTCGCGCTAGTTCCCTTGGGGCCACCACTATTGACTTACAAGAGCAACTGCAAAGCGATGTTGACAGCTGATGGTGATTCTGTTCGATTGGTGGTGGATCGGCCATATAAAGCCGGAGAACCAATAATCatctg GTGTGGACCCCAAACGAACTCCAGGCTTGTTCTGAATTATGGTTTTGTTGATGAAGACAATCCCTTTGATCGCATAGCAATTGAG GCATCTTTAAATTCAGAAGATCCTCAATACCAAGAAAAGAGAATGGTTGCTCAGAGGAATGGAAAGCTTGCTATCCAAAATTTTAAT GTCTATGTAGGTAAAGAGAAACAAACTGTTGCAGAAATGCTGCCTTATTTGAGAttaggatacatatcagatccaGATGAAATGCAGTCTATACTCTCATCTGAAGGGGATACATGTCCA CTTAGCCCATGTACAGAGCGAGCTGTACTTGATCAACTTGTTGGTTACCTGGAATCTCGGTTGGCTGGTTATCCAACAACTTTGGATGAAGATGAAGCTATG TTGGCAGATGGCAGTTTGGAACCAAAGAAGGAAGTTGCTACTAGGCTtgtaaggttagagaagaagatGA
- the LOC8058216 gene encoding adenylate kinase 4, with protein MAANLEDVPSLDLMHELLRRMKCSSKPDKHLILIGPPGSGKGTQSPLIKDEYCLCHLATGDMLRAAVAAKTPLGIKAKEAMDKGELVSDGLVVGLIDEAMKKPSCQKGFILDGFPRTVTQAQKLDEMLAKQGANVDKVLNFAIDDAILEERITGRWIHPASGRTYHTKFAPPKSPGVDDVTGEPLIQRRDDTAEVLKSRLEAFHRQTEPVIDYYSKKGLVANLPAEKPPKEVTAEVLKALS; from the exons atggCGGCGAATCTAGAGGACGTGCCTTCTCTGGATCTGATGCACGAACTGCTCCGCCGCAtgaagtgcagctccaagcccgACAAGCATCTCATCCTTATCG GTCCACCTGGCTCTGGAAAGGGTACTCAGTCTCCCCTTATTAAGGATGAATATTGCCTGTGCCATTTAGCCACTGGTGATATGCTGAGGGCTGCTGTGGCGGCCAAGACACCTCTAGGTATCAAAGCTAAAGAAGCTATGGATAAG GGGGAGCTTGTTTCAGATGGCTTGGTTGTGGGGCTTATTGATGAAGCTATGAAGAAACCCTCATGCCAGAAAGGTTTCATTCTTGATGGCTTCCCTAGAACTGTCACTCAAGCACAGAAG CTCGATGAGATGTTGGCAAAGCAAGGTGCTAATGTTGACAAGGTCCTGAACTTTGCAATTGATGATGCTATATTGGAAGAACGGATTACTGGTCGTTGGATCCACCCAGCCAGTGGTAGGACTTACCATACAAAATTTGCACCTCCAAAGTCTccgggagttgatgat gtAACTGGAGAGCCATTGATTCAAAGGAGAGATGACACAGCCGAGGTTTTGAAGTCAAGGCTTGAAGCCTTCCACAGACAAACCGAGCCT GTGATTGACTATTACTCTAAGAAGGGCTTGGTGGCGAATCTGCCCGCAGAGAAACCACCAAAGGAAGTGACTGCTGAGGTGCTGAAAGCCCTCTCATGA
- the LOC8058217 gene encoding probable aspartyl aminopeptidase isoform X2, which translates to MAAVAPVVSDLVDFLNVSPTAFHAVDEAKRRLKAAGFVQLSEREEWAGLEPGRKYFFTRNHSTIVAFAIGAKYVAGNGFHIIGAHTDSPCLKLKPVSKVTKGGYLEVGVQTYGGGLWYTWFDRDLTVAGRVITREKKDGEVSYAHKLVRVQEPIMRIPTLAIHLDRSLNSEGLKVNNQSHLVPVLATCIKNEMQKFVAENGPKQTSENVNTKHHPLLLQLIAKEANCEPDEICDFELQLCDTQPSAVAGAMKEFIFSGRLDNLCMSFCSLKALIDSSSVEHSLDHESGVRMVALFDHEEVGSDSAQGAGSPAMLDALSRITGSFNSSNSKLLEKAIQRSFLVSADMAHALHPNYMDKHEENHQPKLHGGLVIKHNANQRYATNAVTAFIFREIAERHQLPVQDFVVRNDMACGSTIGPILASGVGIRTVDIGAPQLSMHSIREMCAVDDISHAYEHFKAYYEEFTELDSKVKVDY; encoded by the exons ATGGCAGCCGTCGCCCCCGTCGTCTCCGACCTCGTCGACTTCCTCAACGTGTCGCCCACCGCCTTTCACGCCGTTG ACGAGGCGAAGCGGCGGCTGAAGGCGGCGGGGTTCGTGCAGCTCTCGGAGCGGGAGGAGTGGGCGGGGCTCGAGCCTGGGCGCAAGTACTTCTTCACACGCAACCATTCCACCATCGTCGCTTTCGCCATCGGCGCAAA ATACGTTGCTGGCAATGGGTTTCACATCATCGGTGCACACACTGACAGCCCTTGCCTCAAGCTCAAACCTGTATCCAAG GTAACCAAAGGAGGTTACCTTGAGGTTGGGGTTCAAACGTATGGTGGTGGATTGTGGTACACATGGTTCGACCGTGATCTTACTGTTGCTGGTAGGGTGATTACAAGGGAGAAGAAGGATGGCGAGGTCTCTTATGCACACAAGCTTGTACGGGTACAAGAACCAATTATGAGGATACCTACTTTGGCTATTCACCTAGACAG GAGTCTCAACTCAGAAGGTCTCAAGGTTAACAATCAGAGTCATCTTGTTCCAGTGCTGGCTACATGTATCAAG AATGAAATGCAGAAATTTGTAGCAGAAAATGGCCCAAAGCAGACATCCGAAAATGTGAACACAAAGCATCATCCATTACTATTGCAG TTGATTGCTAAAGAGGCTAACTGTGAGCCTGATGAGATATGTGACTTTGAACTGCAACTATGTGATACTCAACCAAGTGCTGTAGCAGGTGCCATGAAAGAGTTCATCTTTTCAGGAAGGCTCGACAATCTTTGCATGTCATTTTGTTCACTGAAG GCCCTAATCGACTCCAGTTCTGTTGAACACTCTCTTGACCATGAATCTGGTGTGCGAATGGTAGCTCTATTTGACCATGAAGAAGTTGGTTCTGATTCTGCTCAGGGAGCTGGTTCCCCTGCCATGTTGGATGCTTTATCAAGAATCACTGGGTCTTTTAACTCTTCAAATTCCAAG TTGCTAGAAAAGGCTATTCAGAGGAGCTTTCTGGTGTCTGCTGACATGGCACATGCTTTACACCCCAATTATATG GACAAGCATGAGGAGAACCACCAACCAAAATTGCATGGAGGACTTGTAATCAAGCATAACGCTAATCAACGATATGCTACAAATGCTGTGACAGCATTTATTTTCCGAGAAATCGCTGAGAGACACCAACTACCTGTACAG GATTTTGTTGTTCGCAATGACATGGCTTGTGGTTCAACAATTGGCCCAATACTTGCTAGTGGTGTTGGTATTCGCACTGTTGATATTGGAGCACCCCAATTATCAATGCACAGCATCAGAGAAATGTGTGCCGTTGACGATATTAGCCATGCATATGAGCATTTCAAGGCATATTATGAAGAATTTACTGAATTGGATAGCAAGGTCAAGGTGGATTACTAA